The Neobacillus sp. OS1-2 genome includes a window with the following:
- the glgA gene encoding glycogen synthase GlgA has protein sequence MKVLFAVSECGPFAKSGGLADVAGSLPKELKSQGTDVRVMVPKYGTIAEEYKQKMKKVKEFTVPVGWRNQYCGVDELTYQGVTYYFIDNEYYFKRDNLYGYFDDGERFAYFNRAVLESLAQLDFIPDVLHCHDWHTAMIPFLLRTEYFKRKGYGQIRTVFTIHNLQFQGIFPKEVLGDLLGMDNHSFHTGQLEFFGNINFMKGALVAADKITTVSPTYKKEIQTPVYGEKLDGLLRERDEDLTGILNGIDEEFYNPAIDPLIDQTYKAETVQKKAINKKEIQKRFGLAQSTGTPLLVMISRLTRQKGLELVKCVLREILQEDVQVIILGTGDYEYEEHLRQAARIYPEKLKVHTGFNEELAHKLYAAADLFLMPSLFEPCGLGQLIAMKYGAIPIVRETGGLNDTVKAWNEFTGEGNGFSFSNFNAHDMLFTIQRAVSFYYDKKSWESIVRQAMKKDYSWAQSAFSYNQLYAALVSRSETHVF, from the coding sequence TATGGAACCATTGCTGAAGAATATAAGCAAAAAATGAAAAAGGTCAAGGAATTTACCGTACCTGTTGGCTGGAGAAATCAATATTGTGGAGTTGATGAGCTTACTTATCAAGGGGTTACCTATTATTTCATTGATAATGAATACTATTTTAAACGGGATAATCTTTATGGATATTTTGATGATGGCGAAAGATTTGCCTATTTTAATCGGGCAGTACTCGAGTCCTTAGCACAACTGGATTTTATTCCAGATGTTCTTCATTGCCATGATTGGCATACCGCGATGATTCCATTTCTCCTTAGAACGGAATATTTCAAGCGAAAAGGATATGGGCAAATCCGGACAGTGTTCACCATTCATAATCTGCAATTTCAAGGGATTTTTCCAAAAGAGGTACTGGGCGATTTGCTAGGTATGGATAACCATTCATTCCACACTGGCCAATTAGAGTTCTTCGGGAATATCAATTTTATGAAGGGGGCGCTTGTGGCAGCTGATAAAATAACGACCGTGAGCCCTACGTATAAAAAGGAAATTCAAACACCTGTATATGGAGAAAAGCTTGACGGTCTTTTGCGGGAAAGAGATGAGGATCTGACCGGAATATTAAATGGAATTGATGAGGAATTTTACAATCCGGCAATTGACCCGCTCATTGATCAGACTTATAAAGCAGAAACGGTTCAAAAGAAGGCAATTAACAAAAAAGAGATTCAAAAAAGATTTGGCTTGGCGCAAAGTACCGGGACACCATTACTTGTGATGATTTCAAGGCTAACAAGGCAAAAGGGTTTAGAACTGGTTAAGTGTGTCCTTCGTGAAATTTTGCAAGAGGATGTACAGGTAATCATTCTCGGAACAGGTGATTATGAATATGAGGAACATTTAAGGCAGGCGGCTCGAATCTATCCTGAAAAGTTAAAGGTTCATACCGGTTTTAATGAGGAACTTGCCCATAAACTTTATGCCGCTGCAGACTTATTTTTAATGCCATCGCTATTTGAACCGTGCGGTCTTGGTCAACTGATTGCGATGAAATACGGTGCCATCCCAATCGTTCGTGAAACGGGAGGCTTAAATGATACCGTTAAGGCATGGAATGAATTTACCGGTGAAGGAAACGGCTTCTCCTTCAGTAACTTTAATGCCCACGATATGCTTTTTACCATTCAAAGAGCGGTCAGCTTTTATTATGATAAAAAGAGTTGGGAATCGATTGTCAGGCAGGCAATGAAAAAGGACTATAGCTGGGCCCAATCGGCATTTAGTTATAACCAGCTCTATGCTGCGCTTGTGTCAAGGAGTGAAACGCATGTTTTCTAG